Below is a window of Methanocaldococcus jannaschii DSM 2661 DNA.
GGTTTAGCTAAGAGCGTTACTGTTGAATAAGTTTTTAGAATTTTATTGAATGAATTTTTATAACCCTTTCTTATTCTTAGTACTTAAGCTCCAAAGTTAATATATAAACTGTGAAATCCTTATGAGGTTGTTAAGTTAGCGATTTCATCCAGTTATAGAACATTATGAAGCTTTTTACTCAACTAACAACCGTATCGAATTTACCATTACTTGGAAATCTATTTAAAACCTCTTTAATCTTGTGATAATAAATTCTAATCGATTCGTGACTTATGTCTTCGAATTGGGAGAGGAATAAACTTACCTTCCTTAACGATAATCCGAGGTAGTATAAAAGCCCTGCTAAGATTTTAACCTCTATCGATTCCTATTCCTTTTAAAAAGCTTCCTCTCTACGATTTTCTCCTTTATAACTTCTATCATGAGCCTCATATTTTATTATTTTTTTATCAACAATATCTCCTTTCCAAATCCTAAAGATAGAGAAAATCCAAAAATAATCAATACAAATGAAAATAACTCAAAAATCCATGAAATAATTTCTAAAATCAAAAATGGAAATTTTTTCAGGAATCTCATATGAGATTTTTCTTTCATTCTTATCTTCTATTTACTCACCAAAATTAACCATAGATGAAGCAAAATAAGGATTAGCTACAGCATGATTGTGTAAATAACCAGCCAAAACTTTACCATTAAAAATCCCATCTAAGTTATTGATAATTCCTCTCCCCCTTTCTATTTTATAGGCAAATCTCTCCTCTTTTATATTGACAAGCTTTGAGTAATGGAACTCATGCCCTTTAAACTTTAATCCCTTTCTTCCAATTAAACAATCCTCTAAAAACTCAGCTTTAACATAGCTAAGTCCTTGAACGTGCTTTGTCATAACAGCTGAGCAGTTTAATAAACCAACCATTGGAACATTATCAATCGATTTTGTTATATACATCAAGCCCCCACATTCTCCATAGATATAGCCGTCAAACTCTTTAATGCTTTCAATCATCTCTTTATTTCTGCTTAATTCTTCTTTAAACAGCTCTGGATAACCTCCTCCTATATACAAAATATCTGCATCTGGAACTTCACTATCTTTTAATGGGCTGAAAAATTCTATCTTAGCTTTATTTTCTTTTAAAGCTTCAAAGTTATCCCAATAATAAAAATTAAATGCCTTATCATAGGCAACAGCTATTTTTTTGTAATTTTCATTAACCTCCCATAAAAACACATCATCAACCTCTTCAAAATCCTCATCAGCTATCTCCACAATCTTATCTAAATCCAAATATTTTTCAACCAACTCCCCCCATAACACTATCTTACTCTCTATCTCCTTTAAGTTTTCTGGAGTAGGGACTAAACCAAGATGCCTTCCTTCAACTTTAAAATCTTCA
It encodes the following:
- the cfbB gene encoding Ni-sirohydrochlorin a,c-diamide synthase, translating into MKRVVIAGTSSEVGKTVISTGIMKALSKKYNVQGYKVGPDYIDPTYHTIATGNKSRNLDSFFMNKEQIKYLFQKHSKDKDISVIEGVRGLYEGISAIDDIGSTASVAKALDSPIILLVNAKSLTRSAIAIIKGFMSFDNVKIKGVIFNFVRSENHIKKLKDAMSYYLPDIEIIGFIPRNEDFKVEGRHLGLVPTPENLKEIESKIVLWGELVEKYLDLDKIVEIADEDFEEVDDVFLWEVNENYKKIAVAYDKAFNFYYWDNFEALKENKAKIEFFSPLKDSEVPDADILYIGGGYPELFKEELSRNKEMIESIKEFDGYIYGECGGLMYITKSIDNVPMVGLLNCSAVMTKHVQGLSYVKAEFLEDCLIGRKGLKFKGHEFHYSKLVNIKEERFAYKIERGRGIINNLDGIFNGKVLAGYLHNHAVANPYFASSMVNFGE